A genomic window from Solanum stenotomum isolate F172 chromosome 10, ASM1918654v1, whole genome shotgun sequence includes:
- the LOC125843346 gene encoding uncharacterized protein LOC125843346, with product MGSLSPLDDPLPYPIARRDESVRDNFHGVNIPNPYRWLEDPDSEETKEFVEKQVNLTDSVLKTCETREKLRENITELYDFPKYEAPFRAGDKYFYFHNTGLQPQKVLYVQDSLDGEPEVLLDPNTLSEDGTVALSICSISEDAMFLAYGISSSGSDWVTIKIMQVVDKSVEPDVLSWVKFSDASWTHDSKGFFYSRYPAPKDGESLDAGTETHSNLYHEVYYHRLGTDQSDDILCWKDPENPKCTRSASVTEDGKYVLLYTYENCDPVNQVYYCDLSALPDGLEGCKGRSELLPFIKLVDNFVASYEYVANDGTAFTFRTNKDAPKYKLVRVDLKEPDSWSDIIQENEKDVLESAVAVNNNQLVVSYLSDVKNVLQLRDLKAGALLHHLPINIGSVSGISARRKDDTIFIGFTNFLIPGIIYECNLKEEVPNLKVFRETVVPGFDHTDFQVNQVFVPSKDGVKIPMFIVAGKDISLDGSHPCLLYGYGGFNISITPYFSVGRVVIAKHLGVVFCIANIRGGGEYGEDWHKAGSLSKKQNCFDDFISAAEYLVEAGYTRPKKLCIEGGSNGGLLVGACINQRPDLFGCALAHVGVMDMLRFHKFTIGHAWTSDYGCSEKEEEFQWLIKYSPLHNVRRPWEQSPNQESQYPPTMLLTADHDDRVVPLHSLKLLATMQYVLCTSLEKSPQTNPIIGRIECKAGHGAGRPTQKVIDEAADRYAFMAKVMGASWVQ from the exons ATGGGATCCCTATCGCCCCTCGACGACCCTCTGCCCTACCCAATTGCTCGCCGTGATGAATCTGTTAGAGATAACTTTCATGGAGTTAACATTCCTAATCCTTATCGATG GCTTGAGGATCCCGACTCAGAGGAGACCAAGGAGTTTGTGGAAAAACAGGTGAATCTAACGGACTCAGTTCTCAAGACTTGTGAGACAAGAGAAAAGCTAAGGGAAAATATCACGGAGTTGTATGATTTTCCTAAATATGAAGCTCCTTTTAGGGCAGGAGATAAGTACTTTTACTTCCACAATACAGGACTACAACCCCAAAAAGTCCTTTATGTGCAG GATAGCTTGGATGGAGAACCAGAGGTCTTGCTTGATCCAAACACACTTAGTGAGGATGGGACAGTTGCACTGAGTATTTGTTCCATTAGCGAGGATGCTATGTTTTTGGCATATGGCATTAGTTCGAGCGGTAGTGATTGGGTGACTATTAAAATTATGCAGGTTGTTGATAAGAGTGTCGAGCCTGATGTATTGTCGTGG GTTAAGTTTTCTGATGCTAGCTGGACCCATGATAGCAAAGGTTTTTTCTACAGCCGTTATCCCGCACCCAA AGATGGAGAAAGTTTGGATGCTGGGACAGAGACACATTCCAATTTATACCATGAAGTCTATTATCACCGCTTGGGTACTGATCAGTCCGATGATATCTTGTGCTGGAAAGATCCTGAAAATCCGAAGTGTACGCGTTCAGCTTCAGTTACAGAAGATGGAAAG TATGTTCTCCTGTATACTTATGAGAACTGTGATCCAGTCAACCAAGTTTATTACTGTGATTTATCTGCACTTCCTGATGGGCTTGAAGGTTGTAAGGGGAGAAGTGAATTGCTACCCTTTATCAAGCTTGTTGATAACTTTGTCGCCTCTTATGAGTATGTTGCAAATGATGGCACTGCTTTCACTTTTCGGACCAATAAGGATGCTCCCAAGTATAAGTTAGTCAGAGTAGATCTGAAAGAGCCTGATTCTTGGTCGGATATCAtccaagaaaatgaaaaggatgTGCTTGAATCAGCTGTTGCTGTCAATAACAATCAACTTGTTGTGAGCTATCTGAGTGACGTGAAAAATGTTTTGCAATTGAGAGATCTGAAAGCAGGAGCACTGCTTCATCATTTACCCATTAATATTGGCTCAGTGTCTGGAATTTCTGCTCGCCGCAAAGACGACACTATTTTTATTGGATTTACAAACTTCCTAATCCCTGGAATTATATATGAGTGTAATCTCAAAGAAGAAGTTCCAAATTTGAAAGTATTTCGAGAAACTGTTGTCCCCGGCTTTGATCATACTGATTTTCAAGTTAATCAG GTTTTTGTGCCCAGTAAGGATGGTGTCAAGATCCCTATGTTCATTGTGGCTGGAAAGGACATTTCCTTGGATGGATCACACCCATGTTTATTATATGGATATGGAGGATTTAATATTAGTATTACTCCGTACTTCTCTGTTGGTCGTGTAGTGATTGCGAAGCATTTAGGTGTTGTATTCTGCATTGCAAATATCCGTGGTGGTGGGGAATATGGAGAAGATTGGCATAAAGCTGGCTCCCTTTCCAAAAAGCAAAATTGCTTTGACGACTTCATTTCTGCTGCTGAGTATCTTGTGGAGGCTGGTTACACTCGGCCCAAAAAGTTGTGTATCGAAGGTGGAAGCAATGGTGGGCTTCTTGTTGGAGCCTGTATCAATCAG AGACCTGATCTCTTTGGCTGTGCTCTTGCACATGTTGGTGTTATGGATATGCTTAGGTTTCACAAGTTCACCATAG GTCACGCCTGGACCTCTGATTATGGCTGCTCAGAGAAGGAGGAAGAGTTTCAGTGGCTAATCAA GTATTCACCACTGCATAATGTCAGAAGGCCATGGGAACAATCTCCcaatcaagaatctcaatatCCGCCCACTATGCTATTGACAGCAGATCATGACGATCGAGTGGTGCCACTGCACTCTTTGAAATTATTGGCG ACCATGCAATATGTCCTATGCACAAGCTTGGAGAAGAGTCCCCAGACCAATCCCATCATTGGTAGGATCGAATGCAAGGCTGGTCATGGAGCTGGACGACCAACACAAAAAGTG ATTGATGAAGCTGCAGACAGATATGCGTTCATGGCTAAGGTTATGGGTGCATCTTGGGTTCAGTAA